The proteins below come from a single Nocardioides eburneiflavus genomic window:
- a CDS encoding DUF4386 domain-containing protein, translating to MNATTASTTTNTPATTTATTGPTTAPRTAAVWAAGGYLAIFVLAIFANFLALSPVIHPGDAAGTAAALQDSETSFRLGAVAFVGIFIIDVVVAWALWVLFRPVHRDLSLLSAWFRLTYTVVLGAALGFLYAAIWLAGTPDAFGEATDDAVLLALQTFDFTWVAGLAAFGAHLVVLGVLLLRARGPRWIAWLLLAAGAAYAVDTVAHLLLADYEASADLFLAIVAVPSVIGEMSFAVWLLLVATGRRVTPAAPVEGARASAGE from the coding sequence ATGAACGCCACGACAGCCAGCACCACCACGAACACCCCCGCCACGACGACCGCGACGACCGGTCCGACGACCGCCCCGCGCACCGCCGCCGTCTGGGCGGCAGGCGGCTACCTCGCCATCTTCGTCCTGGCCATCTTCGCCAACTTCCTGGCCCTCAGCCCCGTCATCCACCCTGGCGACGCCGCAGGCACCGCGGCCGCGCTGCAGGACTCCGAGACCTCCTTCCGCCTCGGCGCCGTCGCCTTCGTCGGCATCTTCATCATCGACGTCGTCGTCGCCTGGGCCCTGTGGGTGCTCTTCCGCCCCGTCCACCGCGACCTGTCCCTGCTCTCGGCCTGGTTCCGGCTGACCTACACCGTCGTACTCGGGGCCGCACTCGGCTTCCTCTACGCCGCGATCTGGCTGGCCGGCACACCGGACGCCTTCGGAGAGGCGACCGACGACGCCGTGCTCTTGGCGCTGCAGACCTTCGACTTCACCTGGGTCGCGGGTCTGGCCGCTTTTGGCGCCCACCTGGTGGTCCTGGGTGTGCTGCTGCTCAGGGCCCGCGGACCGAGGTGGATTGCCTGGCTGCTGCTGGCCGCCGGCGCGGCGTACGCCGTCGACACGGTCGCCCACCTGCTGCTGGCCGACTACGAGGCCTCCGCCGACCTCTTCCTCGCCATCGTCGCAGTGCCATCGGTGATCGGCGAGATGAGCTTCGCCGTCTGGCTCCTGCTCGTCGCCACCGGCCGCCGTGTGACCCCGGCCGCACCTGTCGAGGGAGCCAGGGCCTCGGCCGGCGAGTGA
- a CDS encoding NAD(P)-dependent alcohol dehydrogenase — translation MRAVHQHRYGGSEQLSLTDAPAPVPGPRDVLVSVRAAGVDRGTWHLMAGRPYAVRLAFGLRRPKYPVPGRDVAGVVTEVGEQVTAVAVGDEVIGTADGSFAELAVVQEARVGRKPAALSFEEAAVLPVSGLTALQAIRAAGGVRSEDRVLVIGASGGVGSYAVQIAVAQGAEVTGVASGAKADLVRSLGATRVIDYTRDDLDDGTRYDVVLDIGGLRPLRQLRRLLTDTGTLVIVGGEGGDRWLGGTHRQLAALALSPFIRQRLTALMSKENADDLGTLAQLVDDGHLRPALERTYALHEAAKAIDHVASGHARGKVAVIP, via the coding sequence ATGCGAGCCGTCCACCAGCACCGCTACGGCGGAAGTGAGCAGCTGTCCCTCACCGACGCGCCCGCGCCGGTCCCCGGCCCGCGCGACGTCCTCGTGAGCGTCCGCGCCGCCGGTGTGGACCGCGGCACGTGGCACCTCATGGCGGGACGTCCCTACGCTGTGCGCCTGGCGTTCGGCCTGCGGCGCCCCAAGTACCCGGTACCGGGCCGAGACGTGGCCGGCGTCGTCACCGAGGTCGGCGAGCAGGTCACCGCCGTGGCCGTCGGGGACGAGGTCATCGGCACGGCCGACGGGTCCTTCGCCGAGTTGGCCGTGGTGCAGGAGGCGCGGGTGGGCCGCAAGCCGGCCGCTCTCTCGTTCGAGGAAGCCGCCGTGCTGCCGGTGTCCGGGCTCACCGCGCTCCAGGCGATCCGCGCCGCTGGCGGGGTCCGGTCCGAGGACCGGGTGCTGGTCATCGGCGCGTCCGGTGGGGTCGGGTCGTACGCCGTCCAGATCGCGGTCGCGCAGGGAGCCGAGGTCACCGGCGTGGCCAGCGGCGCCAAGGCCGACCTGGTCCGCTCGCTCGGCGCCACTCGCGTCATCGACTACACCCGCGACGACCTCGACGACGGCACCCGCTATGACGTAGTCCTCGACATCGGCGGCCTCCGCCCGCTCCGCCAGCTGCGCCGACTCCTCACCGACACCGGCACCCTGGTCATCGTCGGCGGCGAGGGCGGCGACCGCTGGCTCGGCGGCACCCACCGCCAGCTCGCCGCCCTGGCGCTCTCACCGTTCATCCGCCAGCGGCTCACTGCCCTGATGAGCAAGGAGAACGCCGACGACCTCGGCACCCTGGCCCAGCTGGTCGACGACGGCCACCTCCGACCGGCACTCGAACGCACCTACGCGCTGCACGAGGCGGCGAAGGCCATCGACCACGTCGCGTCCGGACACGCCCGCGGCAAGGTCGCCGTCATCCCCTGA
- a CDS encoding TetR/AcrR family transcriptional regulator C-terminal domain-containing protein — MAGRPRSGAERLTREAIVIAAVALADAEDLAALSMRSVARQLGVMPMSLYNHVANKEDLLDGMVDVVFAEFYAPVPGAEWRSELRRRVVTARMALKRHPWAVGLMDSRRNPGFATLLHHDAVIGCLREAGFSLKLTGHAFAVLDAYLYGFLLQEVSMPFEPGQDLAELGTQMVAALPEGQLPYFREFTLEHALKPGYDFGDEFEVGLDLVLDGLAERLAEQQQSRAS, encoded by the coding sequence ATGGCAGGCAGACCACGCTCGGGCGCGGAGCGACTCACGCGCGAAGCAATCGTGATCGCGGCCGTCGCCCTGGCCGACGCGGAGGACCTCGCAGCGCTGTCCATGCGTTCGGTCGCACGCCAGCTCGGCGTGATGCCGATGTCGCTGTACAACCACGTCGCGAACAAGGAGGACCTGCTCGACGGCATGGTCGACGTCGTGTTCGCCGAGTTCTACGCCCCCGTGCCCGGAGCCGAGTGGCGCAGCGAGCTGCGACGACGGGTCGTCACCGCCCGCATGGCCCTCAAGCGACACCCGTGGGCGGTCGGGCTGATGGACTCCCGCCGCAACCCCGGCTTCGCGACGTTGCTGCACCACGATGCGGTGATCGGCTGCCTGCGCGAGGCCGGCTTCTCGCTGAAGCTCACCGGACACGCCTTTGCCGTCCTCGACGCCTACCTCTATGGCTTCCTGCTCCAGGAGGTGAGCATGCCGTTCGAGCCCGGACAGGACCTCGCCGAGCTCGGCACCCAGATGGTGGCTGCGCTACCGGAGGGCCAGCTGCCCTACTTCCGCGAGTTCACCCTGGAGCACGCCCTCAAGCCCGGCTACGACTTCGGCGACGAGTTCGAGGTCGGGCTCGACCTCGTCCTGGACGGACTCGCCGAGCGCCTGGCCGAGCAGCAGCAGAGCCGGGCATCCTGA
- a CDS encoding response regulator, giving the protein MTTPVRLLIADDQDMVRVGLATILDAEPSIEVVGQARDGGEAVELVRTLRPDVCIFDIRMPVLDGIEATRQVAGPDVDDPVPVIVITTFDQDEYVYDALRAGAKGFLLKDADPDLLARAVRSAADGEALIAPAVTARLLATFASSRVGSVAEPVDPLTPREEAVLALVADGRTNSEIAEDLHLSMSTVKTHVGALMTKLSARNRVELVIWAYESGRVDGGRPA; this is encoded by the coding sequence ATGACGACTCCCGTGCGGCTCCTGATCGCAGACGACCAAGACATGGTCCGCGTCGGGCTGGCCACCATCCTCGACGCAGAGCCCTCGATCGAGGTCGTCGGTCAAGCACGAGACGGCGGTGAGGCCGTGGAGCTGGTCCGGACGCTCCGTCCCGACGTGTGCATCTTCGACATCCGGATGCCGGTCCTGGACGGCATCGAGGCCACCCGCCAGGTTGCTGGCCCCGACGTCGACGATCCGGTCCCCGTGATCGTGATCACCACGTTCGACCAGGACGAGTACGTCTACGACGCCCTGCGCGCCGGCGCGAAGGGCTTTCTCCTCAAGGACGCCGATCCCGACCTGCTGGCCCGCGCCGTACGGTCCGCAGCGGACGGCGAGGCGCTCATCGCACCAGCGGTGACGGCACGACTCCTCGCCACTTTCGCCTCGTCGCGGGTCGGCTCGGTGGCCGAGCCCGTCGACCCGCTGACACCGCGAGAGGAAGCGGTCCTCGCCCTGGTTGCCGACGGTCGGACCAACTCAGAGATCGCCGAGGACCTGCACCTCTCGATGAGCACCGTCAAGACCCACGTCGGCGCACTGATGACCAAGCTGTCGGCACGTAACCGCGTCGAGCTCGTGATCTGGGCCTACGAGAGCGGACGTGTGGACGGCGGCCGACCCGCGTAG
- a CDS encoding sensor histidine kinase, with amino-acid sequence MGRGPLRALWDEPRAVAPPGTAWWDRALVAGLVPLTVLEAGLRTDVVWPVWDAGWALVCVAALWWRARHPLAMLVVAYGAQTVAGVVPALAGEPYSVLNVTAVVLLLAYSLGRWASGRGVVAGCVFLLGAHLGREPQYDSSGASMLLGVGALMLPVALGALARFWAASQVRAREEVRLRERERLARDLHDTVAHHVSGILMQARAAKVRGRTDPTAAVEAMDGVEEAATQTLEDMRSMVAVLREGEDDGHARTPTYGVKDIPMLAQHHGEGPQVVVHTSGDVERLPAAIGSALFRAAQEAVTNARRHAVEPTVVAIDLARDKDLVRLRVHDDGRPAAPARGRRTTPSYGLAGMRERVSLVGGAVQAGPDPAGGWTVEAIVPVTPSARK; translated from the coding sequence ATGGGCCGAGGTCCGCTGCGAGCATTGTGGGACGAACCGCGGGCGGTTGCGCCGCCGGGCACGGCGTGGTGGGACCGGGCGTTGGTGGCTGGCCTGGTCCCGCTGACGGTGTTGGAGGCTGGCCTCCGTACTGATGTGGTGTGGCCGGTCTGGGACGCGGGGTGGGCGCTGGTCTGTGTCGCTGCGCTGTGGTGGCGTGCCCGTCATCCGCTGGCGATGCTCGTCGTTGCCTACGGGGCGCAGACGGTGGCGGGAGTGGTCCCTGCGCTGGCAGGAGAGCCGTACAGCGTCCTCAACGTCACCGCCGTGGTGCTGTTGCTCGCCTACTCGTTGGGCCGGTGGGCCAGCGGCCGGGGTGTGGTGGCGGGCTGCGTCTTCCTGCTCGGGGCACATCTGGGCCGGGAGCCGCAGTACGACTCCAGCGGCGCGTCGATGCTGCTCGGGGTCGGGGCGTTGATGCTGCCGGTCGCCCTCGGCGCCCTGGCGCGGTTCTGGGCTGCTTCGCAGGTGCGGGCGCGCGAGGAGGTCCGGTTGCGGGAGCGGGAGCGACTGGCGCGCGACCTGCACGACACCGTTGCGCACCACGTGTCGGGCATCTTGATGCAGGCGCGAGCGGCGAAAGTCAGAGGCCGGACCGACCCGACCGCCGCCGTCGAGGCGATGGACGGAGTGGAGGAAGCCGCGACCCAGACCCTCGAGGACATGCGTTCCATGGTGGCGGTGCTGCGTGAGGGGGAGGACGACGGGCACGCCCGGACACCGACGTACGGGGTGAAGGACATCCCCATGCTGGCCCAGCACCATGGCGAAGGCCCGCAGGTGGTCGTCCACACCTCAGGGGACGTCGAACGGCTGCCGGCGGCGATCGGGTCGGCGCTCTTCCGTGCCGCGCAGGAGGCCGTGACCAACGCTCGGCGTCACGCCGTGGAGCCCACCGTGGTCGCGATCGACCTCGCGCGGGACAAGGACCTGGTGCGGCTGCGCGTGCATGATGACGGGCGGCCGGCCGCGCCCGCACGTGGACGACGGACCACTCCCTCCTACGGGCTGGCAGGCATGCGAGAGCGCGTCTCACTCGTCGGCGGAGCAGTGCAGGCCGGGCCGGATCCAGCCGGCGGGTGGACGGTCGAGGCGATCGTTCCGGTCACACCGAGCGCCAGGAAGTGA
- a CDS encoding sterol desaturase family protein yields MKVDLTVAAIPAFIGAMAAEHAWQRAHPVEPGTRAGDYQLADTVASLSMGVGSLAAPYVARRLLDPLTPGVGRHGRTLLAVGAAAAVLTTVGDVVRRRLRDGRLPDPQTVPAQVREVQEELADIRQGPAVPPEERTRPVLRRAHGALAVSAVASTALVTSTTWAAMTSGKRLFARSPLDVGGGRWALLAAVLGWDFIYYWNHRLSHESRWLWAVHVVHHSSERYNLSTALRQPVAEGVTLTVPYGLLALAGVRPALIEQARGINLIYQFWIHTEAIQRLGWVEKVFNTPSHHRVHHGSNRDYLDRNHGSILILWDRLFGTFEEEDEPVVYGLTSNIESYDPLRIATHEWRDIAADVAAADSWHDRWSFLLRRPGWAYARRATAGVA; encoded by the coding sequence ATGAAGGTCGACCTCACCGTCGCGGCGATCCCCGCGTTCATCGGCGCGATGGCCGCCGAGCACGCCTGGCAGCGCGCGCACCCGGTGGAGCCGGGCACCCGGGCCGGTGACTACCAGCTCGCCGACACCGTCGCGAGCCTCAGCATGGGGGTCGGCAGCCTCGCCGCGCCGTACGTCGCGCGCCGCCTGCTGGACCCCCTCACCCCGGGTGTCGGCCGCCACGGGCGCACGCTGCTGGCGGTGGGCGCCGCGGCAGCCGTGCTGACCACGGTCGGTGACGTCGTACGCCGCCGCCTGCGCGACGGTCGGCTGCCGGACCCGCAGACCGTCCCGGCGCAGGTCCGCGAGGTGCAGGAGGAGCTCGCCGACATCCGTCAGGGCCCCGCGGTTCCCCCGGAGGAGCGGACGAGACCGGTGCTGCGTCGCGCGCACGGCGCCCTCGCCGTCAGCGCCGTCGCGTCGACCGCCCTCGTGACGTCGACGACCTGGGCGGCGATGACCTCGGGCAAGCGCCTCTTCGCGCGCTCACCCCTCGACGTCGGCGGCGGCCGGTGGGCGCTGCTGGCCGCGGTCCTCGGCTGGGACTTCATCTACTACTGGAACCACCGCCTCAGCCACGAGAGCCGCTGGCTCTGGGCGGTGCACGTCGTGCACCACTCGAGCGAGCGCTACAACCTCTCGACCGCCCTGCGGCAGCCGGTGGCCGAGGGCGTCACGCTGACCGTGCCCTACGGCCTGCTCGCGCTGGCCGGCGTACGCCCCGCGCTGATCGAGCAGGCCCGCGGCATCAACCTGATCTACCAGTTCTGGATCCACACCGAGGCGATCCAGCGCCTTGGCTGGGTGGAGAAGGTCTTCAACACCCCTTCTCACCACCGCGTGCACCACGGCTCCAACCGCGACTACCTCGACCGCAACCACGGCAGCATCCTCATCCTCTGGGACCGCCTGTTCGGGACCTTCGAGGAGGAGGACGAGCCGGTGGTCTACGGCCTCACGTCCAACATCGAGTCCTACGACCCGCTGCGGATCGCGACCCACGAGTGGCGCGACATCGCCGCCGACGTGGCCGCCGCCGACAGCTGGCACGACCGGTGGTCGTTCCTGCTCCGACGGCCGGGATGGGCGTACGCCCGGCGTGCGACGGCCGGCGTGGCCTGA
- a CDS encoding glutathione synthetase, producing MKIGFVVNDIATEKAEYTTNRLAMAAKEMGHEAWYMGIGDFAYEPDGSLSTKARAGQAKSYRSLERHLSDVKKPDVEQLIGMDEFDVVMLRNDPADDAESDPWRNNAGVAFGQLIASSGVLVVNDPTSLANALSKAYFQHFPEIVRPRTLISRDEDMIEEFIKDLGGKAVLKPLQGSGGAGVFLVDRKEAPNLKQIIEAISRDGYVVAQEYLPEAAKGDVRMFVMNGQPLMVDGEYAAFRRTPSTKDIRSNMSAGGKAVKVAVTDEMLQMVEVVRPKLVSDGMFLVGLDIVGDKLMEINVFSPGGLGSAQALYEVNFAPAIIGELERKVNIRKHYPEIDNHTLATS from the coding sequence ATGAAGATCGGATTCGTCGTCAACGACATCGCCACGGAGAAGGCGGAGTACACCACCAACCGCCTCGCCATGGCCGCGAAGGAGATGGGCCACGAGGCCTGGTACATGGGGATCGGCGACTTCGCCTACGAGCCCGACGGGTCGCTGAGCACCAAGGCCCGCGCCGGCCAGGCCAAGTCGTACCGCTCGCTCGAGCGGCACCTGTCGGACGTGAAGAAGCCGGACGTGGAGCAGCTCATCGGCATGGACGAGTTCGACGTGGTGATGCTGCGCAACGACCCGGCCGACGACGCGGAGTCCGACCCGTGGCGCAACAACGCCGGCGTCGCGTTCGGGCAGCTCATCGCCTCCAGCGGGGTGCTCGTCGTCAACGACCCGACGAGCCTCGCCAACGCGCTGTCGAAGGCCTACTTCCAGCACTTCCCCGAGATCGTCCGCCCGCGCACGCTCATCTCGCGCGACGAGGACATGATCGAGGAGTTCATCAAGGACCTCGGCGGCAAGGCGGTGCTCAAGCCGCTCCAGGGGTCCGGCGGGGCGGGGGTGTTCCTGGTCGACCGCAAGGAGGCGCCCAACCTCAAGCAGATCATCGAGGCGATCTCCCGCGACGGCTACGTCGTCGCCCAGGAGTACCTCCCCGAGGCGGCCAAGGGCGACGTGCGCATGTTCGTGATGAACGGCCAGCCGCTCATGGTCGACGGCGAGTACGCCGCGTTCCGGCGAACGCCGTCCACCAAGGACATCCGCTCCAACATGTCGGCCGGCGGCAAGGCCGTGAAGGTCGCGGTCACCGACGAGATGCTGCAGATGGTCGAGGTCGTGCGGCCCAAGCTCGTGTCAGACGGGATGTTCCTCGTCGGCCTCGACATCGTCGGCGACAAGCTGATGGAGATCAACGTGTTCAGCCCCGGCGGGCTCGGCAGCGCCCAGGCGCTCTACGAGGTCAACTTCGCGCCCGCGATCATCGGCGAGCTCGAGCGCAAGGTGAACATCCGCAAGCACTACCCGGAGATCGACAACCACACGCTCGCGACCAGCTGA
- a CDS encoding flavohemoglobin expression-modulating QEGLA motif protein, with protein sequence MSGDADPPRPVGELSARDLAVDHRLSLLAQSYRFLLDITPVDADDLRDDFLEGRDTDPPFTYRELETDPAVVRTELDDIDPGEVEDPVLGQLLRAKHREMELQLDMLEARDTDDFLPLSVELYGGVSPSLRKQAEGLLATITRTEPTDEALDADEFLALAEAEIARYRDEDPDLDMHAEIRSDVNGVMVSGDVLLIGPETKVQRPRAQALLHHEVGTHLVTQANGSHQPIKVLGVGLAGYDETQEGLAVLAEIACGGLTAFRLRQLAGRVVTVHRLVSGASFAEAHEALVADDFPSGSAWTTVMRVYRSGGMTKDAIYLRGLVELLEHLGSGGSLDQLWLGKFSLRDLPLIGDLEERGLLRPARVLPRYLLDPAAHDNLARAAGTDDLSTLLEGPA encoded by the coding sequence ATGAGCGGCGACGCCGACCCTCCGCGGCCCGTCGGCGAGCTGAGCGCCAGGGACCTCGCCGTCGACCACCGGCTCTCGCTGCTCGCCCAGAGCTACCGCTTCCTGCTCGACATCACGCCGGTCGACGCCGACGACCTGCGTGACGACTTCCTCGAGGGCCGGGACACCGACCCGCCCTTCACCTACCGCGAGCTCGAGACCGATCCGGCGGTCGTCCGTACGGAGCTCGACGACATCGACCCCGGTGAGGTCGAGGACCCGGTCCTCGGGCAGCTGCTGCGCGCCAAGCACCGCGAGATGGAGCTCCAGCTCGACATGCTGGAGGCGCGCGACACCGACGACTTCCTGCCGCTGAGCGTGGAGCTGTACGGCGGGGTGTCGCCGTCGCTGCGCAAGCAGGCCGAGGGCCTGCTCGCCACCATCACCCGCACCGAGCCGACCGACGAGGCCCTCGACGCCGACGAGTTCCTCGCCCTGGCGGAGGCCGAGATCGCGCGCTACCGCGACGAGGACCCCGACCTCGACATGCACGCCGAGATCCGCTCCGACGTCAACGGCGTCATGGTCTCCGGCGACGTGCTGCTCATCGGCCCGGAGACCAAGGTCCAGCGGCCGCGGGCGCAGGCACTGCTGCACCACGAGGTCGGCACCCACCTGGTCACGCAGGCCAACGGCAGCCACCAGCCGATCAAGGTGCTCGGAGTGGGGCTGGCCGGCTACGACGAGACGCAGGAGGGCCTGGCCGTGCTCGCCGAGATCGCCTGCGGTGGCCTCACCGCCTTCCGGCTGCGGCAGCTGGCCGGTCGTGTCGTGACCGTCCACCGGCTCGTCTCCGGCGCCTCGTTCGCCGAGGCGCATGAGGCGCTGGTGGCCGACGACTTCCCGAGCGGGAGCGCGTGGACCACCGTCATGCGCGTCTACCGCTCGGGCGGGATGACCAAGGACGCGATCTACCTGCGCGGGCTCGTCGAGCTCCTCGAGCACCTCGGGTCGGGCGGCTCGCTCGACCAGCTGTGGCTCGGCAAGTTCTCGCTGCGCGACCTGCCGCTCATCGGCGACCTGGAGGAGCGCGGGCTGCTGCGCCCCGCCCGGGTGCTGCCGCGCTACCTGCTCGACCCGGCCGCCCACGACAACCTCGCCCGGGCGGCCGGCACCGACGACCTCAGCACGCTCCTGGAGGGACCAGCATGA